Within Deinococcus actinosclerus, the genomic segment GAGGGTGGCCTTCCCGTCCCCGGCGATCAGGGTGTAAGCGCCGGGCAGGAGCTGCCACGCGCCGGGGCCGTAGGCGTCGCCCACCCAGCTGCTCAGGCGCTCGCGGGAGACGGTGACCTGCACGGCGCGGCTCTCGCCGGGCTTCAGGACCGCGCGCAGCACCCCGACCGGGCGCGAGGTGGCCTGCAGGGCGCCGCTGGCGGGCAGGCTGGCGCGCAGCAGCACCGTCACGGTGCCCGCCTTCTCACCCGTATTCGTCAGGGTGGCCTGCGCGGTCATGCCGTCCGGGGCGGGGGTGACGGTCAGGTCACGCGCGACGCTGGTCGTGTAGTCCAGCCCGTACCCGAGCGGGTACAGCGGCAGCGGTGTCTCGCCGGCGCCCTCGGCGGGGCGGTCGCTCCAGAGGCCCACCTGGGTCAGGCTATCCGGCCACGTGAACGGCAGGCGGCCCGGGAAGCCCGCGCGGCCGTACAGCGCGTCGGCCAGGGCGGCGCCGCCCTGCGTGCCGGGCAGGTACGCCATGACCAGCCCTGACAGGCGCGACTGCATGTCGGCGGGGAGGATCAGGGGCCGCCCGGCCATCAGGACCGCCACGACGGGTGTCCCGGTGGCGAGCAGGTCGCGCAGCAGCGTGATCTGCCCGTCCGGCAGGCTCAGCGCGGGGTTGTTCGCCTGCCACTCCGCGCCGGGCGCCTCGCCGACCGCGACGACGATCACGTCCGCGCCCTTCGCGGCGGTCAGCAGTTGCGGGCGTTTGGTCTCCGGCAGGGCGCTGACGGTCACGCCCGCCGGGGCCGACGCCTTCAGCGCGGGGGCCAGCGTGGCGACCTTCGGCACGTCCGGCACGTTGCCCTTGCCGACGCCCTGCCAGTTCACGCTCCAGCCGCCCAGCTGGATGGCGGCGCTGTCCATCGCGGGCCCGGTGACGAGCACGCGGCCTTTACGGATCGGCAGGGTATCCGCCGGGTTCTCCAGCAGCGTCAGGGTGGCCGCCGCCGCCCGCTTGGCGAGGTCGCGGTGGTCGCCCAGCACGCCACTGCCGGTCAGTGGGGCGTCGAGCAGGCCCAGCCGCGCCTTGAAGGTCAGGACGCGCAGGGTCGCCTCGGCCAGGCGGGCCTCGCTGACCAGTCCGCTCTGCACGGCCTCGCGCAGGGCGTTCTGGTACGCCTCGACGCTGTTCGGGACCATGTACACGTCGATGCCTGCGTTCACGCTGGCCGCCGCTGCCCGCACCAGATCGGTGTGGGTGCGGTAGGTCGTGATCAGCCGCTCGATGTCGTTCCAGTCGCTGACGAGCAGGCCCCCGAAGCCCAGTTCGCCGCGCAGCAGGTCCGTCAGCAGCGCGCGCGAGGCGTGCACGGGCACGCCGTTCACGCTGCCGCTGTTCGCCATGACGCTCAGCGCCCCGGCGCGGATGCCCGCGCGGAAGGGCGGCAGGACCACCTCGTGCAGGGCGCGGGCGCTGATCTCGGCGTTCGCGCGGTCCAGCCCCAGGCTGGGCAGCCCGTACCCGGTGAAGTGCTTCAGGGTGGCCGCCACGCCACCGGCTTGCAGGCCGTCCACGGCGGCCCCCACCTGATCAGCGACCAGCCACGGGGACTCCCCGAAGGTCTCGTAGAAGCGGCCCCAGCGGGGGTCACGGCCCACGTCCGCGACCGGGGCGAACGTCCAGCCCATGTTCAGGGCGCGCATGTCCTGGGCGGTCGCCAGGGCCACCTCGCGCGTCAGGGCCGGGTCGAAGGCGGCGCCCAGGCCCAGGTTGTGCGGGTAGAGGATCGCGGCGGGGACGTTGTTCACGCCGTGCACCGCGTCCGTCCCGAACACCGCCGGGAGATTCGCGGGGTTGTTCGCGCGGCCCAGCGCGTCCAGGCGGGCCAGGAAGTCCGCCCAGCCGCGCGGTGTGTTCGGTTGCGGCGCGTCCCCCCGCCGTTCAGGAGCGTGCCGGGCCGCAGGGCGCGGAAGGTGGCGTCCGCGTCCGTGCGGAGGGGCGCGCTGCGGCTCCCCTCGGTGAAGCGGAACACGTGCGCCATGCTGACCTGCCCGATCCGGTCCTCCAGGTTCAGGCGCGGGAGGAGCGCGCGGGCCTGCGCCTCGGCCGCCGCCTGATCCGTCAGGGCGCCCGCGTGCGCGGCCAGCGCGGCGGTCAGCAGCGCCAGGACAGGGCGCCTCACGCGGTTTCCCCCTCGGTGTACTCGGCCCAGTGGAAGGTCGCCTCGCGGCGCTCGCCGCTCAGGTCCTGGCAGGTCAGGGCCAGGAACGTCCCGGTGAAGCTCAGGCCGCCGCAGTGCTCGTCGCTCAGCAGACCCGCGCTGAACGCCGGCCCAACGGGCGTCCATCCGCCCCCCGCCACCTGATACGCGAAGCCGAAGGTGTCGCCGCGGTAGCGGACCTCCAGCCCCACGCGGCCCGATTCGCCCAGCGGGACGTCCTGGGTCAGGTGCTCGCGGTACACGCCGTTCTCGCAGCTCGTGACGTTCAGCGCGCGGCCCGCCGCCTCGTCCCGGCTGACGCGCGCGTACACCCAGTTGCGGCTGTCGTAGTACGCGCACACGCCCGCCATCTGCTGAAAGTCACGCGGGTCGAAGCTCAGTTCGGTCCGCAGCCGCCCGTACAGGCTCTGGAGGCGGCGGCCCACCAGCGCCACGTGGTGACGGCTCATCAGCGCCTCGCGGCCCGGCAGGACCAGCCCGCCCTCAATCAGGCGCACGCCCAGCTCGGCGGCGGGGGCGCGCAGCGTCAGCCACTCGGGGCGCAGCGCCTCGCCCCGGAAGTCGTCGCGGGCAGGCACCTCGGGCCAGGGGTGCGGCGGCAGCGCGGGCAGCGTGGCGTGCAGCGCCGGGTGGTGCCCGCCCCCCGTCAGGCGCGGCCACTCGCCCCCCGGCCAGTCCAGGCCCTGCACTGCCGTCTCGCGGCCCAGCGGGCACTCGCCGCGCGGGGTCAGGGGGCGGCCGCACAGGTGCGCCATCACCCACCGTCCGTCCGGGGTGTCGGTCAGGCTGGCGTGCCCGGCCTTCTGGATGGGCAGGCCGGGGTCGTCCACCGCCGTGAGCAGCGGGTTGTGGGGGTGAACCTCGTACGGCCCGAGCAGCTCGCGCGAGCGGGCCAGGGTCACGGCGTGCTCCCAGCTCGTGCCGCCCTCGGCGGTCAGCAGGTAGTACCAGCCGTCCTTCTTATAGACGTGCGGGCCTTCCGTGACCTTCAGGTGGGTGCCGGTGAAGATGGTCGTGCGCGGGCCCACCAGCCGCCCCTCGGCCGGGCTGTACTCCTGCGCCACGATCCCCGCGAAGGGGTTGCGGCCCGCGCGGTGGTCCCACCGCATGTTCAGCAGCCACTTGCGCCCGTCCCCGCCCTCCGCGACGTCGTGGAAGAGGCTGGGGTCGAAGCCGCTGGAGTTCAGGTACACCGGCTCACTCCAGGGCCCCTCGATCTCAGGCGCCGTGACCAGGTAGTTGTGACTGTCCTTGAACGGCTCGGTGATCCCCCAGCTTTTGACGTCGGTGTAGATCAGGTGGAACTGCTCCCCGTCGTGCGACAGACACGGCGCCCAGATGCCGCCCGAGTCGGCGTTCCCGCGCATGTCCAGCTGCGACAGCCGGCTCAATGGCCGCGCCGCCAGCCGCCAGTGCACCAGATCCCGCGAGTGGGAGATCGCCACGCCCGGGTACCACTGGAAGGTGCTCGTCGCCAGGTAGTAGTCCTCCCCGACGCGCAGGAGACTGGGGTCCGGGTGGAAGCCCGGCAGGACCGGGTTCGTGACCGTCACCGTGGCGGGCGCCGGGGCGGTTCCCGCAGTGGGCTGGGCCGCCGCGAGGGTGTCCGTCACGCGCCGACCGCCTGCCCCGCGCGCGCCAGGAAGTCCCGGTACGTGCGCCCCGACAGTTTCGGCGTGCGCACCTGCGTGTCGAAGTTCACGTGCACGATCCCGAAGCGCTTGTCGTACCCCTCTGCCCACTCGAAGTTGTCCATCAGTGACCACGCGAAGTACCCGGCGACCTTCGCGCCGCGCGCCAGGGCCTCCTGCGTCGCCGCGAGGTGCTCGGTGAGGTACTGGGTGCGTTCCAGGTCGTTCACGTTCCCGTCCTCGTCCGCGACGTCCGGGTAGGTGCTGCCGTTCTCGGTGATGTAGATCGCGTCCGGCGCGTAGTCCTGTTGCAGCCGCACGAGCAGGTCGGTCAGGCTGTCCGGCGCGACCTCCCAGTCGAAGCCCGTGTACGCGCTGCCCTCGGGGCGGATCTGCCGGGCGTGCAGGAACCCCTCGCCGGGCGCGTCCTGCCCCACCGCGCGCGAGTACATGTTCACGCCCAGGAAGTCGGTGGGCTGCCCCATCAGTTCGGTGTCGCCGGGCAGCACCAGCCCCTGCGCCTGCGGGCTCAGGTCGCCCAGCAGGTCCACCATGTCCTGCGGGTAGCCGCGCCCGTACACCGGGTCCAGGTACCAGCGGTTCTGGAAGCCGTCCATGCGGTACGCGGCGGCGCGGTCGGCGGGCGTGTCCGTCGCGGGGTACGTGTGGTGGAGGTTCAGGGTGATGCCCGCCTGCGCGCCCGGCGCCTGCCCGCGGATGGCCTGCATGGCCCGCCCGTGCCCGACGAGCAGGTGGTGCGTGGCGGCGAAACTGGCCCGCAGGTCGTGCCGGCCCGGCGCGTGAATGCCGATGCCGTAGCCCAGGTACGCCGAGCACCACGGCTCGTTCAGCGTGATGAAGTGCTTCACGCGGTCTCCCAGCGCCGCCGCGACGACCGCCGAGTACGTCCCGAAGGCCTCGGCGGTGCCGCGCACGGTCCAGCCGCCCTCGTCTTCCAGGGTCTGCGGGAGGTCCCAGTGGTACAGCGTCGCCCAGGGCGTGATGCCGCGCGTGAGCAGCCCGTCCACGAGCCGCTGGTAGAAGTCCAGGCCCGCCTGGTTCACCGCGCCGCGCCCGTGCGGCAGGATGCGCGGCCAGGAGACGCTGAAGCGGTAGGCGTTCACGCCCAGGTCGCGGATCAGGTCCAGGTCACTGTCCAGGCGGTGGTAGTGGTCGCAGGCGACATCGCCGGTGTCCCCGCCGCGCACCTTGCCGGGCGTGCGGCAGAAGGTGTCCCAGATGCTGGGGCCCTTGCCGTCCTCGCGGGGCGCGCCCTCGATCTGGTAGGAACTCGTGGCGACACCCCAGGTGAAACGGGCGGGGAAACGGGCAGGATCGGGGATGCGGTTGCTCATGTGGAACTCCAGGGGTGAGGCAGGGGAGAGGAGGGCGGTCAGGGCGCGCGCCGGAAGACGACGCGGGTGACGCTCTGGGGCGGCAGGGTCAAGGGTCGGATGATGTTCAGGGCGGAGGGGAAGGTGCCCGCGTCCACGCCTGCCGGGGTGACGGTCTTCGCGCCGATGACCTGCCAGCCGTCCAGCTGCGCGGTCAGCGGCAGGGTCCCGGCACTGGTGTTCAGGGCCAGCAGGGTCAGGCGGTCACCGTCGGTGGCGGCGTGCAGCCACACGCGCGGGTCGTCGCCCGTCACGGGGAAGCTCTGGCCGCGCAACTGGGCCGCCTCGCGCAGCGCGCCGTATCCGAAGCGCGGGAAGGTGGCATCGTCCAGCAGCCCGTGATTCCCGACGCCCATCAGCGCGAAGTACGCGGGGCGGACCCCGGCCTCCAGGAAGCGCAGCGTGGCCTCGGTCGCCCACAGGCCGCCCAGCGCGTCGCTGAGGTGCCGGGCGCGGTCGGTGCGCCACGACAGCGCGAACTCGGTCACGGCCAGCTTCAGCTCGCGGGCCTGCGCGGTGGGGTTGGTGGCCGGGTCGGCCCACAGCTCGCGCAGGTGCGCCACGCTGCCGGTCACGCGCTCGATGCTCGCCAGGGCGGCCTCGTCGGTCGCGCCGCCGTCGGTGGGGTACAGGTGGTACGTGACCAGATCGAAGGCGTCCGCGCACCCGCGCAGCACCTCGTCCAGGAACGCGCCGGGGTTGCTCGTGGCGGGCCCGGCAACGCGCGCCTGCGGGTCTGCGGCCAGGATCGCCGCGCGCTGTGCCCGCACAGTGGCGCAGTACCGCGTGGGCGTCCAGCTGGGGTCGCTGCGGTTCGTGGCGTACAGGTCGGGTTCGTTCCCGATCTCCCAGTACGCCACGCGCAGCCCCAGCTCGCGGGCGTCCCGCACGGCCTGCGCGGCATCCTCCGGCGCGGCGCGGCCCACGCCGCCGCGCGTGAACACGCGGGTCTGCACGATCAGGTCCGGCTGCCCCAGCAGCGTCCAGTTGGTCTTCAGGGTCTGGAGGGCCGCGCGGGTCAGGTCGTTCTCGTCCCCGACGTTCCCGCCGGGCCAGCGCAGCAGCGCGGGCCGCAGGGCGCGCAGTTCGGGGAGCGCTTCCACGACCGGCATCCAGTTCCCCAGGTTGAAGCCCGGCCCACCCAGCAGCGGTCCGCCCAGGGGGCGGCCTTCACCGGGGGCGGGCGTGACGGTCACGGCCTGCCCCGCCCCGGCCAGGGCGGCCAGGGCGAAGGTCAGGGCGGGCAGGGCGCGGCGCACGGCTTCAGTCCTTGACCGCGCCGCTCGTCAGGCCGCTGATCACCTGACGGCTGGCCAGCAGAAACACGATCAGCAGCGGAATGACCGTGATCACGACCAGCATCATGATCGCGCCCCAGTCGACGTTCACGTTCGTGGCTCCGCCGCCCAGGCGGCGCAGGCTCAGCGGCAGGGTCATGGTGTCGGGCTCGCTGAGTTTCATGATCAGCGCGCCCTTGAAGTTGTTCCACGCGCCTACGAACGTCACGACGCCCAGCGTGGCCAGGATCGGGCGGATCAGCGGCAGGACCACCTGACGGTAGATGCCGAACTCGGTCGCGCCGTCCATGCGGGCCGCCTCGATCAGTTCGCGCGGCAGGGCCGAGGAGATGTACTGCCGCATCAGGAAGATCCCGAAGGCGTTCGCCATGCCCGGCACCCACAGCGCGCGCGGCTGGCCTACCCAGTGCAGGACGTTGTTCATGACCAGGAAGCTGGGGATGTCCATCACCAGCGGCGGGATGAGCATGGTGCCCAGGATGAACGCGAACAGCGCGCCCTTGCCCCCGAAGTCGTACATGGCGAAGGCGTACCCGGCCAGCGAGCAGAAGAACAGCGTGGTCAGCGTGGAGATCAGCGCGATGTACAGCGAGTTCCAGAACTGCCTCGGCGCCTGCCCGTCGGTGACCTGCATCAGGCCCTGCCAGTTGCGCGCGAAGGCGTCCCCGAACCACAGGTGCGGCGGGAAGGTGAAGACCTCCGCGCTGGGGTGCGAGGCCCACACGAACATCAGGTAGAACGGCACAACCGACAGGACGCACGCCAGGAGCATCAGCGCCCAGATCGGCACGCGCTGCCAGGGCAGCCGGGCGCGGCGGGTGCGGGCGCGCGGCGCGGCGTGCTGGACGGGGGTGGTGGTCATCGGCGGCCTCCGTCGCGGGAGAAGAGGTAGTTGTTCAGCATGCTCAGCGCGAAGATCGCCAGGAACAGCAGCCAGCTCATGGCGCTGGCGTAGCCCATGTCCAGGTCGCGGAAGGCGGTGTTGAAGATGTGCATGGCGCTCGTCAGGCCCGCGCCACCGCTGCCGCCGCCGTCATTGAGGAGCATGAACGGTTCCTCGAACAGCTGCATGCTGCCCACGATGGTCAGGGTGAAGGCGTAGAACATCATGGGCCGCAGCAGCGGCAGCGTGATGTACCAGAATTTCTGCCACCCATTCGCACCGTCCACCGTGGCGGCCTCGTAGACGTCCTCGCTGATGGCCTGCAGGCCCGAGAGGTACAGCACGGTGTTCCACCCGACGTAGCGCCAGAAGACCACGGCCGCGACCGAGTACGGCACCATGTTCGGGTCGCCCAGCCAGCGCACCGGGTCCAGGCCCACCAGGCCGCCCAGGTAGTTCAGGATGCCCAGCCGCTCGGAGTACAGCGTGGCGAACACGATGGCGATCGCCACGGCGTTCGTGATGTACGGCAGGAACAGGATGGTGCTGAACGCGCCCTGGAAGCGGCGCAGGCTGTGGTGGATAATGAACGCCAGCGGCAGCGCCACGAGGTGCTGCGGAATGCCGGACAGCAGCCCGATCCAGACGGTGTTCTTCAGGGATTTCCAGAACATGTCCGTGGGGCCCAGGGCCAGCTGGAAGTTCTCGAAGCCCACGAATTTCCAGTTGCCGACCCCGTCGAGCGGGCTCCACAGGTGGAAGGCCAGGAACAGGCTGAACAGCAGCGGGAACAGCCCGAACACGGCGAACAGGAGGAAGAACGGGCTGACGAACAGGTACGGCGCGAAGCGCTGCTGGAAGCGGGTATAGCTCCAGGGCGCGCGTGGCGGGGCAGCGGTCGGGGTGCGCTGTGACATGCGGGACGTCCTTGCGTGAACGCGGGGGGCGCGCTGGCCGGCGGTGACCGGCGCGCGTCCCCCCGGGGGCGGGGTGTCAGCGGGCGCGGCGCGCGATCTGGGCGCGGGCGTCGGCGAGCGCCTGCTTGATGTCCTTGCCCTGTTCGAGGACGTTGGTCAGCTCGGTCTGGAGAATCTGATCGGCGACCGAGTCGTACTTGTTCACGTCGATGGGCTGGGTCTTGGCGGCGGCGTCACGCCACAGCACGCGGGCCTTCTGGCCGCCGAGGAACTCGACGGGTTCGCTGAAGGCCTTGTCCTTCTGCGCGGCGATCAGGGCGGGGAAGGCCCCGTTGTCCTCGAAGGCGGTGATCTGCGACTGCTGGTTGAGGGTCATGAACTTGATGAATTCCCAGGCCCACTGCTTGTTCTTGGCCTTGCTGGGAATGCCGTAGAAGCTGCCGCCCCAGGAGGCGAAGCCCTTCTCGGGGAGGTTCTGCACGCGCCACAGGCCCTTGGTGTCGGGGGCCATCCAGTTCTGCAGGGCGCCCTGGAGCCACGCGCCGCTGAACTGCGTGGCGACGGTGCCCTTCTTGAAGGCGTCGTACCACTCGTTGCTCCACTCGCCGATCTTGGCGTCCAGGCCGGCGTCGCGGACCTGCTTGGCGAGGGTCATGGCGCGCACGAAGCGGGCGCTGTCAGGCCCGACGAGGAGGTTGTTCTGCTTGTCGAAGTAGATGCCCTCGCCGGCCTTGAGGTTGGTGCGGATGATGAGGTTGTACACCGAGGCGGCGGTGTTCACGAGGTACGCGCCGGTCTTCTGCTTGATCTTCTTGCCGGACGCGATGTAGTTTTCCCAGCTGCTCTGCATGGTCAGGGGGTTCACGCCGGCCTTGTCGAGCACGTCCTTGCGGTAGAAGAAGGTGCCGGGGCCGATGTCGGTGGGCATGGCGATGAAGCGCCCGTCGGGGCCGGTGGCCTGCGCGATGGTGAAGGGCGTGAAGAGCTTCTTGTACTGCGCGGCGTTGTAGGGGGCGCTGTTCAGGTTCTCCAGGCCCTGGCCTTCGGCGAACTTGCCGACGTAGCCGATCTCGATGGCCATGACGTCCGGGAGGCCCTGGCCGGTGGCGAGCGCGGTGGTCATGGCGTTGTGGTGGTCGGCGAACTGCTGGGCCTGGAGGTTGATGGTGACGTTGGGGTGCAGTTTCGTCCAGGCGGGCAGGATGGCCTTGATGGCGCTGTCCAGGCTGGGGAAGGCCGCGACGGTCAGCGTGACTTTCTCCTGGGCGTGGGCGGTGCCGAGCAGCAGGGCGGTGGCGAGGGCGAACGCGGCGGTTTGTTTCATGGTGACCTCCAGGTCGGTTTGAAAGCGCTTTCAAAGTGGGTGTGGACGGGGGAGGGGTGGCACTCAACCATCCGGGGTGCTCACGGCCTCACCCCCTGCGCGGGCGGCGCGGTCGATTCCCGCACCACCAGTTCCGGTTCGAACACCTGACGCGCCACCGGCTGACCGTCGAGCAGGTTCAGGGCCTCGCGGGCGGCCGTCACGCCGATGTCGTAGATCGCCTGGCGCACCGTCGTCAGCGGCGGCGTCATCAGGGACGAGGTGAACACGTCGTCGAAGCCCGTCAGGGACACGTCCCCGGGCACGTTCACGCCCCGGCGGTACAGCGCCAGGCGCGCGCCCAGCGCCATCTGGTCGTTGGCGCACACCAGGGCCGTGAACGGCACCCCGGCATTCAGGATCGCCTCGGCGGCCTCCAGGCCACCTTCCTCGGTGTAGCGGCCCACCTGGATCAGTTCGGGGGGGACGGTCACGCCGTGCGCCCCGAGGTAGTCCAGGAAGGCCACGCGGCGTTCCATGGCGTCCTGCTGCCGCTCGGCGCCGCTGATGTACGCGAACTGCCGGTGTCCCAGGTCGAGCAGGTGCCGCGCGACCTGCTGCATGGCCTTGGTGTTGTCCAGCACGATGCAGCTGTGATCCAGGCCGCGTACGTCGCGGCCCACCGCGATCAGCGGCACCCGCCGCGCCACGTGCGTCAGGATCTGGTCGTCGAGGATGCCGCCCATCATGATCACGGCGTCCACCCGGCGGGCCAGCAGCAGGTCCAGCGCCTCCTGCTCACGCTCGGTGCGCCACTGCCCGCTGATCACGATGGGGTGGTAGGGCGTGTCGTTCAGGGCCGCCTCGATCCCGGCCAGCGCCTCGCCGTAGAAGGTGGAGTTCAGGGTGGGGGTGATCACGCCGATGGTCAGGCTGCGCCCGCCGGCCAGGGCCTGCGCCTGCGGGTTGGGGCGGTAATTCAGGCGGGTGATGACGGATTCGACACGGGCGCGTTTTTCTGGCGTCACGTTGGCCGTGCCGTTCAGAATGCGTGACACGGTGCTGGGCGACACGCCCGCCTCCCGCGCCACCTGCGCCAGGGTGACTGCTTCCATCATGGGTGCTCCTGCAAGTCAGGCCGGTTGCCTGCTCGGTGAAGAGAAGATTGAGATGCCCGGAGCGTACTCCTGACTGAAAGCGCTGTCAACATGGTGCAGCGGCGACATTATGGTCCGCACCGGACAAAATAGGAGCCTGACAAACAGGTTTTGATCATCCGGCAGAGAAGGTGAGAGGTGGAACTGCTTCCGCAGCCGGCCTTCCTTGATTAGAAGAACTAAATATGACTGCTGGCCGAACAATCCGGTCTGTACTGGCTGAATCGGTTCAGATCAGGCGAAATCCTGTGCAGTAAGGGGAAAGCGCGCATGACTTGACAGGGCATTGATGTCAAGCCTACGCTGCACTTCGTTAAATCAACTAACTAAAGCGAGGCATGATGGCTCCCACCCAAGGCGGCGACCAGCCCTACCTGAAACACCTCAACCGCGCCCACGTGCTCCACCTGCTGCGCACCCACCCCGGCCTCAGCCGCGCCGAACTCGCCGCCCACAGCGGCCTGACCAAGGTCACCGTCGGCAGCCTCGTCACCGGGCTGCTGGACGCGGGCTGGCTCGACGAGGGGGGCGCCCGCCCCGGCGCCACCGGACGCCCGGGCCGCGAACTGCACCTCGGCGAGACCCGGCACGTCCTCCTGGGCGCAGAGATTGGCGTGCTCGGCGCGCGCGCCGTCGCCACCACCCTGCGCGGCACCGTCCTGGCCCGCGCCGAGACCCGCACCCCCACCACCACCCCGCACGCCGCCGCGCAGACCATCACCCGGCTATGCGGGCAACTGCTGCAGGACCCCGCCACGCAGGGCCGCGAGCTGCTGGGCCTGGGCGTGGCCCTGCCCGGCCCGGTCAGCCCGGACGGCACGCGCGTCCTGTACGCCCCCAACCTCGGCTGGGACGACGTGCCCTTCCTGGAGCTGCTGCGCGCCGCGCCCGACATCCCCCCCACCTGCCCACGGAGGCCATCACGCTGGACAACGAGGCCAACGCCGCCGCGTTCGGCGAGAGCTTCCTGCGCCCCGGCGAGCCGCCGCAGCTGCTGGCGTACGTCAGCCTGGGCAGCGGCGTCGGGGCCGGATTCACGGCCCTGAGCGGCACCCCACACGTCCTGCGCGGCGCGCGCGGCCTGGCCGGGGAGATCGGGCACGCGATCATCCAGCCCGGCGGGCTGTACTGCCACTGCGGGAACCGCGGCTGCGTCGAGACCCTGCTGGGCGGCTGGGCGATCCGCGCCGCGCTGAACCTGAACGTCCTCGACCCGCTGGACGAGGCCCTCGCGCCGCGCCTGCGCGAGGCCGCCGTGCAGGTCACCCTCGGCCGCGCCGGGGAGGCGCTGGGGCAGCTGCTCGTGAACCTGCACCAGACCCTCGGCCCGGACGAGATCGTCATCGGCGGCGCCCTGACCCGCCTGGACGGCGCCGTGCTGGGCCCCGCGCTGGACGTGTACCACGCCCGGCAGTGGCGCCCGGCCGCGCCGCCCGCGCGCGTCACGGTCCGCCAGGACAGCCTGTACCTGCCCGCGCTGGGCGCCGCCGCGCAGTTGCTCGCGCGCGTGATCGACACCCCACAGGAGCCCGCATGACCCCCACCACCCCTACGCCCCTCACGCCCGTCACGCTGGGACTGGACGTCGGCACCAGCGGCGTCAAGGCCGTCGCCGTCACCGCCAGTGGCGACACCCTGGCCGAGAGCACCCACCCCTACCCCCTCCTGACCCCCCGCCCCGGCTGGACCGAGCAGCGCCCGGCGGACTGGCTGGCGGGCGTGCGCGCCGCGCTGCGCGACCTGAGCGGCGCACTGGAGGGGAAGGCGCAGCCCCTGGCGCTGGGGCTCAGCGGGCAGATGCACGGCCTCGTCCCCCTGGACGCCCAGGGCGAGGTGCTGCGCCCCGCGCTGCTGTGGAACGACCAGCGGACCGGCGCGCAGGTCGAGCAGATCGAGGCCCGCGTCCCCCGCGCCGACCTGGTCGCGCGGACCGGGAACCGCGCCGTGACTGGCTTCCAGCTGCCCAAGATCCTCTGGCTGCGGGACGAGGAACCCGAGGTCTTCGCCCGGCTGCGCCACGCGCTGATCCCCAAGGACTACGTCGGCTTCGCCCTGACCGGCATGATGGCCGCTGAACCCAGCGACGCCAGCGGGGTGGGCGCGCTGAACCTCGCGCGCGGCGCGTGGGACGCGGACGTGCTGGGTGCACTCGACCTGACGCCCGACCTGTTCCCGCCGCTGCTGCGCTCCACCGACGTCGTCGGGACGCTGACCCGCGAGTGGGCCGCCGCGACCGGCCTCCCCGAGGGGCTGCCTGTCGTCGCGGGGGGCGGGGACAACGCCGCCGCCGGGATCGCCCTGGGCCTCTCGGGTGACCGGCCCGACGTGGGCAGCGTCAGCCTGGGCACCAGCGGCGTGATCTTCAGCCCCCTGCGCCACCCCACCCCCGACCCGGGGGGCCGCGTGCACCTGTTCGCGCACGCCGACGGCGGCTACCACCTGCTCGGCGTGACCCTCTCCGCCGCCGGGTCCCTGGAATGGCTGCACGCGAAACTCGCGCCTGACACGCCCATCTCCGTGCTGCTGGAGGAGGCCGCGCAGGTCCCCCCGGGCGCCGGCGGGGTGACGTTCCTGCCGTACCTGTCGGGCGAACGCAGTCCCCTGATGAACCCCCACGCCCGCGCGGCCTTCACCGGCCTGAGCCTCGCGCACGGCCGCGCCCACCTGACCCGCGCCGTGCTGGAGGGCAGCGTCGCCGCGCTGGCCGACGCGTACCGCGTCATGCAGGCCATCGCCCCGCTGAACACCCTGATCTCCACCGGGGGCGGCGCCCGCTCGGATCTGTGGCTGGGCCTCGCCAGCAGCGCCCTGAACCTCCCCCTCCACCCCACTGCCCAGCGCCCCGGCGCGGCCCACGGCGCCGCCATTCTCGCCATGCCCGCCGCCGGACTCCACCCGGGCCTCACGGCCGCCATGGACGCCACCCGCCCCGACCTCCACCCGCCCGTCCCGCCCGTGGACATGGCGGACGCCCTGAGCGCCTACGC encodes:
- a CDS encoding glycoside hydrolase family 43 protein — encoded protein: MTDTLAAAQPTAGTAPAPATVTVTNPVLPGFHPDPSLLRVGEDYYLATSTFQWYPGVAISHSRDLVHWRLAARPLSRLSQLDMRGNADSGGIWAPCLSHDGEQFHLIYTDVKSWGITEPFKDSHNYLVTAPEIEGPWSEPVYLNSSGFDPSLFHDVAEGGDGRKWLLNMRWDHRAGRNPFAGIVAQEYSPAEGRLVGPRTTIFTGTHLKVTEGPHVYKKDGWYYLLTAEGGTSWEHAVTLARSRELLGPYEVHPHNPLLTAVDDPGLPIQKAGHASLTDTPDGRWVMAHLCGRPLTPRGECPLGRETAVQGLDWPGGEWPRLTGGGHHPALHATLPALPPHPWPEVPARDDFRGEALRPEWLTLRAPAAELGVRLIEGGLVLPGREALMSRHHVALVGRRLQSLYGRLRTELSFDPRDFQQMAGVCAYYDSRNWVYARVSRDEAAGRALNVTSCENGVYREHLTQDVPLGESGRVGLEVRYRGDTFGFAYQVAGGGWTPVGPAFSAGLLSDEHCGGLSFTGTFLALTCQDLSGERREATFHWAEYTEGETA
- a CDS encoding GH1 family beta-glucosidase, with product MSNRIPDPARFPARFTWGVATSSYQIEGAPREDGKGPSIWDTFCRTPGKVRGGDTGDVACDHYHRLDSDLDLIRDLGVNAYRFSVSWPRILPHGRGAVNQAGLDFYQRLVDGLLTRGITPWATLYHWDLPQTLEDEGGWTVRGTAEAFGTYSAVVAAALGDRVKHFITLNEPWCSAYLGYGIGIHAPGRHDLRASFAATHHLLVGHGRAMQAIRGQAPGAQAGITLNLHHTYPATDTPADRAAAYRMDGFQNRWYLDPVYGRGYPQDMVDLLGDLSPQAQGLVLPGDTELMGQPTDFLGVNMYSRAVGQDAPGEGFLHARQIRPEGSAYTGFDWEVAPDSLTDLLVRLQQDYAPDAIYITENGSTYPDVADEDGNVNDLERTQYLTEHLAATQEALARGAKVAGYFAWSLMDNFEWAEGYDKRFGIVHVNFDTQVRTPKLSGRTYRDFLARAGQAVGA
- a CDS encoding beta-glucosidase, whose amino-acid sequence is MNNVPAAILYPHNLGLGAAFDPALTREVALATAQDMRALNMGWTFAPVADVGRDPRWGRFYETFGESPWLVADQVGAAVDGLQAGGVAATLKHFTGYGLPSLGLDRANAEISARALHEVVLPPFRAGIRAGALSVMANSGSVNGVPVHASRALLTDLLRGELGFGGLLVSDWNDIERLITTYRTHTDLVRAAAASVNAGIDVYMVPNSVEAYQNALREAVQSGLVSEARLAEATLRVLTFKARLGLLDAPLTGSGVLGDHRDLAKRAAAATLTLLENPADTLPIRKGRVLVTGPAMDSAAIQLGGWSVNWQGVGKGNVPDVPKVATLAPALKASAPAGVTVSALPETKRPQLLTAAKGADVIVVAVGEAPGAEWQANNPALSLPDGQITLLRDLLATGTPVVAVLMAGRPLILPADMQSRLSGLVMAYLPGTQGGAALADALYGRAGFPGRLPFTWPDSLTQVGLWSDRPAEGAGETPLPLYPLGYGLDYTTSVARDLTVTPAPDGMTAQATLTNTGEKAGTVTVLLRASLPASGALQATSRPVGVLRAVLKPGESRAVQVTVSRERLSSWVGDAYGPGAWQLLPGAYTLIAGDGKATLTLP
- a CDS encoding carbohydrate ABC transporter permease, encoding MTTTPVQHAAPRARTRRARLPWQRVPIWALMLLACVLSVVPFYLMFVWASHPSAEVFTFPPHLWFGDAFARNWQGLMQVTDGQAPRQFWNSLYIALISTLTTLFFCSLAGYAFAMYDFGGKGALFAFILGTMLIPPLVMDIPSFLVMNNVLHWVGQPRALWVPGMANAFGIFLMRQYISSALPRELIEAARMDGATEFGIYRQVVLPLIRPILATLGVVTFVGAWNNFKGALIMKLSEPDTMTLPLSLRRLGGGATNVNVDWGAIMMLVVITVIPLLIVFLLASRQVISGLTSGAVKD